A stretch of Henckelia pumila isolate YLH828 chromosome 4, ASM3356847v2, whole genome shotgun sequence DNA encodes these proteins:
- the LOC140865753 gene encoding uncharacterized protein codes for MLEAKRLKKAAVPETLFRHPSAAHLQSTRLALSVNEDATSCWVYIAPGSRIYKLRISLEDTFVGRGKESLLIPEQTQVLDAALVNRCPHRSQIQSIVRAETEDLGCSLLGSVDSYGHLIVSKIDSGNTDVDGLTYSVSPREVGVGEGSWSGLCFNPNQLSMAAVAVSLNKSIDVYDQDIHLRTLRTLWHPSSLVFMNKFGEGTNSMISVTEGSQISVWDLRTKENGGCVHRVVGSVGDMIYAVSTSSSGYIATGGADRTVTVYDPRRWSAVARWLNCSKYEITGLAFSSVDPDYIYVQGVDYEVFCGLWRESKKSFSFRGDSNWLGFGKCSNRDVLAGWCDSGSIFVADVS; via the exons ATGTTGGAGGCTAAGAGGTTGAAGAAGGCAGCAGTCCCAGAAACTCTCTTCCGCCACCCTTCTGCGGCACACCTCCAATCCACCCGCCTCGCCCTCAGT GTCAACGAGGACGCCACTTCTTGCTGGGTTTACATTGCCCCAGGCTCACGAATATACAAACTCCGA ATTTCATTGGAGGATACATTTGTGGGTCGAGGAAAGGAAAGCCTTTTAATCCCTGAACAAACTCAG GTTTTGGATGCAGCACTGGTCAACCGCTGCCCTCATCGGTCTCAAATTCAAAGTATAGTGCGTGCAGAAACAGAAG ATCTGGGTTGCTCATTACTGGGAAGTGTGGACTCCTATGGTCACCTTATTGTTTCTAAAATTGATTCTGGCAATACAG ATGTAGATGGGCTTACATATTCAGTATCTCCTAGGGAAGTTGGTGTCGGGGAAGGAAGCTGGTCTGGACTTTGCTTTAATCCAAATCAATTGTCCATG GCAGCTGTAGCAGTCAGCTTAAATAAGAGCATTGATGTTTACGACCAAGATATTCATCTCCGCACTTTACGTAC ATTATGGCATCCATCTTCGCTCGTTTTTATGAACAAATTTGGTGAGGGTACGAATTCTATGATCAGTGTTACAGAAGGTTCCCAG ATCAGCGTATGGGACTTGCGAACAAAAGAGAATGGGGGCTGTGTGCATAGAGTAGTGGGATCAGTTGGGGATATGATATATGCAGTTAGTACATCTTCATCTGGTTATATTGCTACTGGTGGAGCAGATCGCACTGTGACTGTTTATGACCCTCGCAG ATGGTCAGCTGTGGCCAGATGGCTTAACTGCTCAAAATACGAG ATTACTGGACTTGCTTTTTCATCAGTTGATCCTGATTATATATATGTGCAAGGAGTTGATTATGAG GTGTTCTGTGGACTATGGAGAGAAAGCAAGAAATCCTTTTCGTTTAGGGGAGATTCGAACTGGCTTGGATTCggcaag TGTTCCAATAGGGATGTTTTAGCAGGATGGTGCGATTCAGGTAGCATATTTGTTGCTGATGTTTCCTAG
- the LOC140864610 gene encoding protein ROH1D-like, producing MPATEFQESSSSVSSPFGFSILSRRRDQVHSMESPQEATAQETEFLAFQRQVAERFQDLAAADSDELLSVPWIRKLLDAFLCCQEEFRVIIFNNKACLNRPPMDKYISEFFERSVKALDVCNAIRDGIEQIKQWQKQLEIVLCALGNQRSIGEGQFRRAKKALIDLAIGMLDEKESSSAVAHRNRSFGRNNVPKERPFVHFRSLSWSVSRSWSAARQLQAISNNLAAPRTNEIASTNGLNVAVFTMNYVLLFVMWALVAAIPCQDRGLQTHFVVPRQFIWAAPIHSLHDRILEDSKKRDRRNACGLMKEIHDIEICTRHMNELTDSVQFPLTEEKEGEVKQRVQELGLVYEAVKDGLDPLERQVREVFHRIVRSRTEGLDSIGRANTPT from the coding sequence ATGCCGGCGACAGAGTTTCAAGAGTCATCCTCGTCGGTATCTTCGCCCTTTGGATTTTCCATCTTAAGCAGACGCCGTGATCAGGTCCACTCCATGGAGTCTCCACAGGAAGCCACTGCTCAAGAAACCGAATTTCTAGCCTTCCAGAGGCAAGTAGCCGAAAGGTTCCAAGATTTAGCGGCAGCAGATTCCGATGAGCTGCTCTCAGTCCCATGGATTCGAAAGCTTTTAGACGCATTCCTCTGCTGTCAAGAGGAATTCAGAGTGATCATCTTCAACAACAAGGCCTGTTTGAATAGGCCTCCAATGGACAAATACATTTCAGAGTTCTTCGAGAGGAGCGTAAAGGCTTTGGATGTTTGTAATGCTATCCGTGATGGGATTGAGCAGATcaagcagtggcagaaacagCTGGAGATCGTTTTGTGTGCACTAGGTAACCAAAGGAGCATTGGTGAAGGTCAGTTTCGCCGTGCGAAGAAGGCGCTAATTGATTTGGCCATCGGAATGCTTGATGAAAAGGAATCGAGCTCGGCTGTCGCACATAGAAACAGATCTTTTGGTCGCAATAATGTACCGAAGGAGAGGCCTTTTGTTCACTTCAGGTCACTCTCGTGGAGCGTTTCAAGGTCTTGGTCTGCTGCTAGGCAGCTCCAAGCAATTAGCAACAATTTGGCGGCTCCACGAACAAATGAGATTGCATCCACCAATGGACTGAATGTGGCTGTTTTCACTATGAACTACGTGCTTCTATTTGTGATGTGGGCGCTAGTGGCGGCAATCCCCTGTCAGGACCGTGGTCTTCAGACACATTTTGTTGTGCCAAGGCAGTTCATTTGGGCTGCTCCAATTCATTCCCTTCATGATAGAATCTTGGAGGATTCAAAGAAACGGGACAGAAGAAATGCTTGTGGGTTGATGAAGGAGATTCATGATATTGAGATATGCACCCGGCACATGAATGAATTGACTGATTCGGTCCAGTTCCCACTGACAGAGGAAAAGGAAGGAGAAGTGAAGCAAAGGGTTCAAGAATTAGGATTGGTTTATGAAGCTGTAAAAGATGGACTGGATCCACTGGAACGCCAAGTTAGAGAGGTGTTCCATAGGATCGTGCGTAGCCGGACCGAGGGCCTCGATTCAATCGGTCGAGCAAATACTCCTACTTGA
- the LOC140864611 gene encoding uncharacterized protein has translation MELELGLKLTRVADEFSSDFQISKDRAGPLFLSRETEAMFILTAHLNGYKRGNIKIDINEDGTLITVSGERQVKETVMVGWKVYKKDTETKAFKKAFKIPATVNLDKIDAKYNDDESTLTISMPKKVKGIQGIAVEEVKEVAELARDGSGNLQIWDEKVPKNETSDQEHNEITKSGQQEDSGENEVTKEEVPRKESESVLGSEGGGDHLQDEAHENGFHGKELTEKTKSSPSSEVPCVETEMQKQELVNENTEDDTRERMEPELDRAESLDTMQVKNEAQNENDHIQDEESERHTQEEEDQETEAGRGEEGEPKKRSKRCKMCTPIVAAGSAILLSFVVFVIHIIRSKNETSKRKN, from the exons atGGAGCTGGAATTAGGGCTGAAACTTACTAGAGTTGCTGATGAATTCTCCTCCGACTTTCAAATCTCTAAAGACCGTGCCGGTCCCCTGTTCTTGTCCCGAGAAACAGAAGCAATGTTCATACTCACTGCTCATCTCAATG GTTACAAGAGAGGGAACATAAAGATTGACATAAACGAGGACGGGACTCTCATCACGGTAAGCGGTGAAAGGCAGGTAAAAGAGACAGTGATGGTGGGGTGGAAAGTGTATAAGAAGGATACTGAGACTAAGGCATTCAAGAAAGCTTTCAAAATTCCTGCTACTGTGAATTTGGACAAGATTGATGCCAAATATAATGATGATGAATCAACTTTAACCATCTCCATGCCAAAGAAAGTGAAGGGAATTCAGGGGATAGCGGTTGAGGAAGTTAAAGAAGTAGCTGAGCTGGCCAGAGATGGTTCTGGGAATTTGCAGATTTGGGATGAAAAGGTTCCGAAAAACGAGACTTCAGATCAAGAACACaatgaaattacaaaatctgGGCAGCAAGAAGATAGTGGAGAAAATGAAGTGACTAAAGAAGAGGTGCCAAGaaaagaatctgaatcggtttTGGGATCAGAAGGAGGAGGAGATCATCTGCAAGATGAAGCACATGAAAACGGCTTTCATGGGAAAGAACTTACCGAGAAAACAAAGAGTTCACCATCAAGTGAAGTTCCATGCGTGGAAactgaaatgcaaaaacaaGAATTGGTAAATGAGAACACAGAAGACGATACACGAGAAAGAATGGAGCCTGAACTTGATCGTGCTGAATCTTTGGATACAATGCAGGTGAAAAATGAAGCTCAAAATGAAAATGATCACATTCAAGATGAAGAAAGTGAAAGGCACacccaagaagaagaggatCAAGAAACTGAAGCTGGAAGAGGAGAGGAGGGAGAACCAAAAAAGAGGAGTAAAAGGTGCAAAATGTGTACACCCATTGTTGCAGCAGGATCGGCAATACTTCTGTCATTCGTAGTATTTGTTATCCACATTATCAGAAGTAAGAACGAAACTAGCAAGAGGAAAAATTGA
- the LOC140864612 gene encoding uncharacterized protein encodes MIISITICHEKENFMGFSSIMVFFFAFVTLLYQTSESATVVVTGSLDWKNPQVQVGDSVIFQHKYEYKLYIFKNQKAFGLCNFTQATFLKQPNSTSYTWHTSRPGFFYFSYYNGSNILCQQGQKLAVKVSLPPPQNHATSPELPPQVAAPPPSSGGVVASSPAFPWPFQPREATSPGPAPGSSMIALGPMGPEEGIPFINSNPAVPLPTGEVDSATIRPWSTSGDLRPKQVVGFCSFHRALSFMVMMLLIG; translated from the exons ATGATAATCTCCATCACCATTTGCCATGAAAAAG AGAATTTCATGGGATTTTCCTCCATTATGGTCTTCTTCTTCGCTTTTGTCACTCTACTGTATCAAACATCTGAGTCTGCTACAGTAGTGGTTACTGGTAGTTTGGACTGGAAAAATCCACAGGTTCAAGTTGGAGACTCTGTCA TTTTTCAGCACAAATATGAGTACAAGCTCTACATTTTCAAGAACCAGAAAGCCTTCGGTCTCTGTAACTTTACCCAAGCGACATTCTTGAAGCAGCCCAATTCTACATCTTACACA TGGCACACCTCTCGCCCCGGCTTCTTCTACTTCTCCTACTACAATGGCTCAAACATATTATGCCAACAAGGTCAGAAGTTGGCTGTGAAGGTGTCATTGCCACCACCTCAAAATCATGCCACCTCCCCTGAGCTGCCACCACAAGTGGCAGCTCCTCCGCCTAGTTCTGGTGGTGTTGTGGCATCTTCTCCAGCATTTCCTTGGCCATTTCAGCCGCGAGAGGCCACGTCTCCAGGCCCTGCACCCGGTTCATCTATGATTGCCCTTGGCCCGATGGGGCCAGAGGAAGGCATCCCATTTATCAACAGCAATCCTGCGGTGCCTCTGCCTACGGGTGAAGTTGACTCTGCTACTATTCGTCCTTGGTCTACATCCGGTGATTTACGACCTAAACAG GTTGTGGGATTTTGCAGCTTTCATCGAGCTTTGAGTTTTATGGTTATGATGCTGCTGATAGGCTAG
- the LOC140866083 gene encoding probable mediator of RNA polymerase II transcription subunit 26c isoform X2: MDLDEFRSLVVESGLDVWTWIDMTISLASADHGKELKNRRDGIIQKLYEPVFSKCQNCDDPFFRGPKCNVTEPVNCETREPSSEKMASKNEEEEEEEEEEEEEEEEEEEGEDGIEQKEILEIKNLIDSSTQSEGSLAALLQRLVVMNITFKALKETDIGRQVTRLRKHSSDEVRRLVKILVRKWKDTVDEWVRLNVTEEEITQFSDDKKSPPHQAQLKNNIQNAVMVLPHGEAQNGSVSYCSTPPYKEKLKDNQTESDNLYASSAKRLHGNHQETQNARRQRTEQTMNFDNMPKAKKAAVTNTLP; the protein is encoded by the exons ATGGATTTAGACGAGTTTCGTTCTTTGGTGGTGGAATCTGGGCTGGATGTTTGGACGTGGATCGATATGACAATCTCTTTAGCATCTGCTGATCATGGAAAAGAGTTGAAGAATCGGAGAGACGGAATCATTCAGAAACTTTATGAACCAGTGTTTTCTAAGTGCCAGAATTGTGATGACCCGTTTTTCagagggccaaagtgcaatgtTACAGAGCCTGTAAACTGTGAAACTCGAGAACCGAGCTCAGAAAAAATGGCGTCAaagaatgaagaagaagaagaagaagaagaagaagaagaagaagaagaagaagaagaagaggaaggaGAAGATGGTATTGAACAGAAAGAGATTCTTGAAATCAAGAATCTTATAGATTCTTCCACCCAG TCCGAGGGAAGTTTGGCTGCCCTGCTTCAGAGGCTAGTGGTAATGAATATCACATTCAAAGCACTTAAG GAAACTGACATTGGAAGACAAGTAACTCGACTGAGAAAACATTCATCTGATGAAGTTCGTAGGTTGGTGAAAATCCTTGTCAG GAAATGGAAGGACACTGTTGATGAATGGGTgagattgaatgtaacagaggAAGAGATCACTCAATTCAGCG ATGACAAGAAGTCACCACCCCACCAAGCTCAACTCAAGAACAACATTCAAAATGCAGTAATGGTACTTCCCCACGGAGAAGCACAAAATGGTTCAGTTTCATATTGTTCGACTCCTCCTTATAAG GAGAAATTGAAAGATAACCAAACTGAATCAGATAACTTGTATGCATCATCTGCCAAGCGTCTTCATGGAAATCATCAAGAAACTCAAAATG CCAGAAGACAAAGAACAGAGCAAACAATGAACTTTGACAACATGCCAAAAGCCAAGAAAGCCGCTGTTACCAACACCCTACCT TGA
- the LOC140866083 gene encoding probable mediator of RNA polymerase II transcription subunit 26c isoform X3 has translation MDLDEFRSLVVESGLDVWTWIDMTISLASADHGKELKNRRDGIIQKLYEPVFSKCQNCDDPFFRGPKCNVTEPVNCETREPSSEKMASKNEEEEEEEEEEEEEEEEEEEGEDGIEQKEILEIKNLIDSSTQSEGSLAALLQRLVVMNITFKALKETDIGRQVTRLRKHSSDEVRRKWKDTVDEWVRLNVTEEEITQFSDDKKSPPHQAQLKNNIQNAVMVLPHGEAQNGSVSYCSTPPYKEKLKDNQTESDNLYASSAKRLHGNHQETQNARRQRTEQTMNFDNMPKAKKAAVTNTLPVKYC, from the exons ATGGATTTAGACGAGTTTCGTTCTTTGGTGGTGGAATCTGGGCTGGATGTTTGGACGTGGATCGATATGACAATCTCTTTAGCATCTGCTGATCATGGAAAAGAGTTGAAGAATCGGAGAGACGGAATCATTCAGAAACTTTATGAACCAGTGTTTTCTAAGTGCCAGAATTGTGATGACCCGTTTTTCagagggccaaagtgcaatgtTACAGAGCCTGTAAACTGTGAAACTCGAGAACCGAGCTCAGAAAAAATGGCGTCAaagaatgaagaagaagaagaagaagaagaagaagaagaagaagaagaagaagaagaagaggaaggaGAAGATGGTATTGAACAGAAAGAGATTCTTGAAATCAAGAATCTTATAGATTCTTCCACCCAG TCCGAGGGAAGTTTGGCTGCCCTGCTTCAGAGGCTAGTGGTAATGAATATCACATTCAAAGCACTTAAG GAAACTGACATTGGAAGACAAGTAACTCGACTGAGAAAACATTCATCTGATGAAGTTCGTAG GAAATGGAAGGACACTGTTGATGAATGGGTgagattgaatgtaacagaggAAGAGATCACTCAATTCAGCG ATGACAAGAAGTCACCACCCCACCAAGCTCAACTCAAGAACAACATTCAAAATGCAGTAATGGTACTTCCCCACGGAGAAGCACAAAATGGTTCAGTTTCATATTGTTCGACTCCTCCTTATAAG GAGAAATTGAAAGATAACCAAACTGAATCAGATAACTTGTATGCATCATCTGCCAAGCGTCTTCATGGAAATCATCAAGAAACTCAAAATG CCAGAAGACAAAGAACAGAGCAAACAATGAACTTTGACAACATGCCAAAAGCCAAGAAAGCCGCTGTTACCAACACCCTACCTGTAAAATACTGCTGA
- the LOC140866083 gene encoding probable mediator of RNA polymerase II transcription subunit 26c isoform X4, with translation MDLDEFRSLVVESGLDVWTWIDMTISLASADHGKELKNRRDGIIQKLYEPVFSKCQNCDDPFFRGPKCNVTEPVNCETREPSSEKMASKNEEEEEEEEEEEEEEEEEEEGEDGIEQKEILEIKNLIDSSTQSEGSLAALLQRLVETDIGRQVTRLRKHSSDEVRRLVKILVRKWKDTVDEWVRLNVTEEEITQFSDDKKSPPHQAQLKNNIQNAVMVLPHGEAQNGSVSYCSTPPYKEKLKDNQTESDNLYASSAKRLHGNHQETQNARRQRTEQTMNFDNMPKAKKAAVTNTLPVKYC, from the exons ATGGATTTAGACGAGTTTCGTTCTTTGGTGGTGGAATCTGGGCTGGATGTTTGGACGTGGATCGATATGACAATCTCTTTAGCATCTGCTGATCATGGAAAAGAGTTGAAGAATCGGAGAGACGGAATCATTCAGAAACTTTATGAACCAGTGTTTTCTAAGTGCCAGAATTGTGATGACCCGTTTTTCagagggccaaagtgcaatgtTACAGAGCCTGTAAACTGTGAAACTCGAGAACCGAGCTCAGAAAAAATGGCGTCAaagaatgaagaagaagaagaagaagaagaagaagaagaagaagaagaagaagaagaagaggaaggaGAAGATGGTATTGAACAGAAAGAGATTCTTGAAATCAAGAATCTTATAGATTCTTCCACCCAG TCCGAGGGAAGTTTGGCTGCCCTGCTTCAGAGGCTAGTG GAAACTGACATTGGAAGACAAGTAACTCGACTGAGAAAACATTCATCTGATGAAGTTCGTAGGTTGGTGAAAATCCTTGTCAG GAAATGGAAGGACACTGTTGATGAATGGGTgagattgaatgtaacagaggAAGAGATCACTCAATTCAGCG ATGACAAGAAGTCACCACCCCACCAAGCTCAACTCAAGAACAACATTCAAAATGCAGTAATGGTACTTCCCCACGGAGAAGCACAAAATGGTTCAGTTTCATATTGTTCGACTCCTCCTTATAAG GAGAAATTGAAAGATAACCAAACTGAATCAGATAACTTGTATGCATCATCTGCCAAGCGTCTTCATGGAAATCATCAAGAAACTCAAAATG CCAGAAGACAAAGAACAGAGCAAACAATGAACTTTGACAACATGCCAAAAGCCAAGAAAGCCGCTGTTACCAACACCCTACCTGTAAAATACTGCTGA
- the LOC140866083 gene encoding probable mediator of RNA polymerase II transcription subunit 26c isoform X1, which produces MDLDEFRSLVVESGLDVWTWIDMTISLASADHGKELKNRRDGIIQKLYEPVFSKCQNCDDPFFRGPKCNVTEPVNCETREPSSEKMASKNEEEEEEEEEEEEEEEEEEEGEDGIEQKEILEIKNLIDSSTQSEGSLAALLQRLVVMNITFKALKETDIGRQVTRLRKHSSDEVRRLVKILVRKWKDTVDEWVRLNVTEEEITQFSDDKKSPPHQAQLKNNIQNAVMVLPHGEAQNGSVSYCSTPPYKEKLKDNQTESDNLYASSAKRLHGNHQETQNARRQRTEQTMNFDNMPKAKKAAVTNTLPVKYC; this is translated from the exons ATGGATTTAGACGAGTTTCGTTCTTTGGTGGTGGAATCTGGGCTGGATGTTTGGACGTGGATCGATATGACAATCTCTTTAGCATCTGCTGATCATGGAAAAGAGTTGAAGAATCGGAGAGACGGAATCATTCAGAAACTTTATGAACCAGTGTTTTCTAAGTGCCAGAATTGTGATGACCCGTTTTTCagagggccaaagtgcaatgtTACAGAGCCTGTAAACTGTGAAACTCGAGAACCGAGCTCAGAAAAAATGGCGTCAaagaatgaagaagaagaagaagaagaagaagaagaagaagaagaagaagaagaagaagaggaaggaGAAGATGGTATTGAACAGAAAGAGATTCTTGAAATCAAGAATCTTATAGATTCTTCCACCCAG TCCGAGGGAAGTTTGGCTGCCCTGCTTCAGAGGCTAGTGGTAATGAATATCACATTCAAAGCACTTAAG GAAACTGACATTGGAAGACAAGTAACTCGACTGAGAAAACATTCATCTGATGAAGTTCGTAGGTTGGTGAAAATCCTTGTCAG GAAATGGAAGGACACTGTTGATGAATGGGTgagattgaatgtaacagaggAAGAGATCACTCAATTCAGCG ATGACAAGAAGTCACCACCCCACCAAGCTCAACTCAAGAACAACATTCAAAATGCAGTAATGGTACTTCCCCACGGAGAAGCACAAAATGGTTCAGTTTCATATTGTTCGACTCCTCCTTATAAG GAGAAATTGAAAGATAACCAAACTGAATCAGATAACTTGTATGCATCATCTGCCAAGCGTCTTCATGGAAATCATCAAGAAACTCAAAATG CCAGAAGACAAAGAACAGAGCAAACAATGAACTTTGACAACATGCCAAAAGCCAAGAAAGCCGCTGTTACCAACACCCTACCTGTAAAATACTGCTGA
- the LOC140866083 gene encoding probable mediator of RNA polymerase II transcription subunit 26c isoform X5: MDLDEFRSLVVESGLDVWTWIDMTISLASADHGKELKNRRDGIIQKLYEPVFSKCQNCDDPFFRGPKCNVTEPVNCETREPSSEKMASKNEEEEEEEEEEEEEEEEEEEGEDGIEQKEILEIKNLIDSSTQSEGSLAALLQRLVVMNITFKALKETDIGRQVTRLRKHSSDEVRRLVKILVRKWKDTVDEWVRLNVTEEEITQFSDDKKSPPHQAQLKNNIQNAVMVLPHGEAQNGSVSYCSTPPYKEKLKDNQTESDNLYASSAKRLHGNHQETQNEDKEQSKQ, encoded by the exons ATGGATTTAGACGAGTTTCGTTCTTTGGTGGTGGAATCTGGGCTGGATGTTTGGACGTGGATCGATATGACAATCTCTTTAGCATCTGCTGATCATGGAAAAGAGTTGAAGAATCGGAGAGACGGAATCATTCAGAAACTTTATGAACCAGTGTTTTCTAAGTGCCAGAATTGTGATGACCCGTTTTTCagagggccaaagtgcaatgtTACAGAGCCTGTAAACTGTGAAACTCGAGAACCGAGCTCAGAAAAAATGGCGTCAaagaatgaagaagaagaagaagaagaagaagaagaagaagaagaagaagaagaagaagaggaaggaGAAGATGGTATTGAACAGAAAGAGATTCTTGAAATCAAGAATCTTATAGATTCTTCCACCCAG TCCGAGGGAAGTTTGGCTGCCCTGCTTCAGAGGCTAGTGGTAATGAATATCACATTCAAAGCACTTAAG GAAACTGACATTGGAAGACAAGTAACTCGACTGAGAAAACATTCATCTGATGAAGTTCGTAGGTTGGTGAAAATCCTTGTCAG GAAATGGAAGGACACTGTTGATGAATGGGTgagattgaatgtaacagaggAAGAGATCACTCAATTCAGCG ATGACAAGAAGTCACCACCCCACCAAGCTCAACTCAAGAACAACATTCAAAATGCAGTAATGGTACTTCCCCACGGAGAAGCACAAAATGGTTCAGTTTCATATTGTTCGACTCCTCCTTATAAG GAGAAATTGAAAGATAACCAAACTGAATCAGATAACTTGTATGCATCATCTGCCAAGCGTCTTCATGGAAATCATCAAGAAACTCAAAATG AAGACAAAGAACAGAGCAAACAATGA